In the genome of Paenibacillus pabuli, the window CAAGTCATTCCGCTTTCGTAGTCTACTTAAACTCAAATAAAATAGACTCCCATGTAAGATGGCAGCCTTAATTGCTTTCGTTTTCCGTTAGTTTGTTATCGACCCGCCTTATGTTCCTCAATTCCAAACAAATATGTCTGTCCTGATTCATCAAAAAAATGAAGTCTAACTTTTGAAACTGATGGACTAGGAAAAAACGGGTATGGCTCCTTAATTTCTAATTTATAGCTTTCAACCGAGTAAGACGGTGTTAATAATTTGAAATCCGCAACAGCTTTCAGCTTGTCCAAATTTTATGAATTACATATTTATCCTTTAACATAACCTACCACTTATTTCTCTATTCTCCCATTACTTTGATATCATTTGTAATTAATTCATACAAGGCACGAACATCACAACCGACGGAATCGGCAATCGATATGGCAATTTTGATTGGCATCACTCTTTTGTTCTCAATAAAGTCGTAAGCAACGTCCTAGTTCAAATTTTAAGAAACGATGACCTCCCTCATAAGATCACATTTAACCTTAAGCGTAGTCTATTAACAGCATGAATATACTTCATATTTGTTATTACTCATTGCTATACAAAAACCAAAAACTAACACGAACTCCAAGTCGTAATGTTTGTAGTAGGTCAAGTGGATTTAGACCAGAGGAAAGACATAGATCAAGGACTTCATTTTACAGTATATTTTTTCGATATATTATGTACAGACTTTTATTTTAAATTTTAACTATTAAAGTTATGGGAGCTGTAAATTGTTGTGTTGAGGGGGAAATGTAGTGAAAACAAAGATTGTATCCATACTAAAAATGAGATCTTTGAGAACAAAGTTAGTCACTCTATGCTTGGCTATACTAATTGTGCCCACGATGGTGATAGGGTACACTTCGTATACAGTTTCGAAAAATGAAATGAATGAATCAGGCAAGGCAGCACTTGAAAATAGTGTGAATATGGTTATTGGCATGATTAGCCTCCTCAATGAGCAAGTAGAGAGCGGAGATTTAACATTAGAGCAAGCACAGGAAAAACTCCGCGTCGAACTGCTCGGTGAGAAAAATGCAGATAATAAGCGGCCTGTAAAAAGTGAATATACTGTAGGGGAAACAGGATATCCATGGGCAGTGGATAAGGGTGCTCAATCCGTGATGAATCCTTCCAATGAAGGTCAGGACTTGACAGATGTCGTAACGGAAGATGGCGTGTATTTGGGAAAAGAGCTTGTTAAGGTTGGGTCAGCTGGAGGGGGATTTGTCACCTACAAGTGGGCTCTACCTGATACAGGTGAAATAGAAACGAAGGTTTCATATGTTGAAATGGACCCTCACTGGGGCTGGATCGTCGGTTCTGGTGCATATTTAAGCGAGTTCAACAGCGGTGCAACGCAAGTTCTATATCTTGTAATAATGGTTACGGCAGTTGCAGTAATTCTCGGATCAGTTATCGTCAGCATCGTCTCAGGGCGTCTAACGAAGCCTATCCTTAAGATCGCAAAGCGACTGAAGTCAGTTGCGGACGGTGACCTGACCGTTGAAGAAGTCAAAATGAAGTCCAAAGATGAAATAGGCGAGCTGTCTAAAGACTTTAATGAAATGATTAAAAACATGAGATATCTTATTAGACAAGTTGATCTCTCCACAAAACAGGTAGCTTCGTCCTCCAAAGAATTGAACCTTGGAGCAGAGCACACCAGTCAAGCAACTGAGAATATCACCATTTCGATCCAAGAATCCGCAGTCGGCGCACAAGAGCAACAAAGGATGCTTCAAAGAACAACCAACTCACTCGAGGAAATATCAATTGGTATCCAGCGAATAGCGGAAAGCTCATCTACTATTGCTGATTCTTCTGTAGATGCGATGGAATTGGCGAACATAGGTAGTACTGCCATAGAGCACACAACGAAGCAAATGAACCTGATTAACCATTCCGTTAATGAAACCGATGTAGTCATGAGGATGCTTGATGAACGCAGCCAGCAGATCGGTACGATGCTACAGGCCATTACGGATATCGCAAAGCAGACTAACCTTCTGGCTTTAAATGCCTCGATTGAGGCTGCCCGTGCAGGAGAAGAAGGCCGCGGTTTCTCCGTAGTTGCTGCTGAAGTGAGAAAACTTGCTGAACAATCAAATCAGTCATCTGAGCAGATTTCTACGTTGATTCAAGATATGCGTACAGATATAGAGCAATCTCTTAAAACGTTGGAACGAGTTAAACAGGACGTCGACTCCGGTATACAGATTGCTAGTGAGACAGAACAACAGTTCAACAAAATTGTGGGGTCCACAAACTTTATCGCGCAACAAACGGAAGAACTCGCCAGTGTTACACAACAGATAACTGCAAGTGTCCAGGAAATAACAGCGGGTCAAGAGCAAGTCTCCAATCTTGCGCTTCAAGCCGCAGACAACTCACAAAATATAGCTGCATCTTCAGAAGAACAACTGGCTTCAATGGAGCAAATTACGAGTCTAGCCACAACCTTGTCCGATATGTCACAGCAGTTAGAACGTTTGACAGTCCAATTCAAGTATTAATCTCTAAAAATTTGCGACTGCACTTGCAGTTATGAACTAACCTAAGTTAATTGAACAAAGGCAGCCGATCACGTGATCA includes:
- a CDS encoding methyl-accepting chemotaxis protein, producing the protein MKTKIVSILKMRSLRTKLVTLCLAILIVPTMVIGYTSYTVSKNEMNESGKAALENSVNMVIGMISLLNEQVESGDLTLEQAQEKLRVELLGEKNADNKRPVKSEYTVGETGYPWAVDKGAQSVMNPSNEGQDLTDVVTEDGVYLGKELVKVGSAGGGFVTYKWALPDTGEIETKVSYVEMDPHWGWIVGSGAYLSEFNSGATQVLYLVIMVTAVAVILGSVIVSIVSGRLTKPILKIAKRLKSVADGDLTVEEVKMKSKDEIGELSKDFNEMIKNMRYLIRQVDLSTKQVASSSKELNLGAEHTSQATENITISIQESAVGAQEQQRMLQRTTNSLEEISIGIQRIAESSSTIADSSVDAMELANIGSTAIEHTTKQMNLINHSVNETDVVMRMLDERSQQIGTMLQAITDIAKQTNLLALNASIEAARAGEEGRGFSVVAAEVRKLAEQSNQSSEQISTLIQDMRTDIEQSLKTLERVKQDVDSGIQIASETEQQFNKIVGSTNFIAQQTEELASVTQQITASVQEITAGQEQVSNLALQAADNSQNIAASSEEQLASMEQITSLATTLSDMSQQLERLTVQFKY